In the Pseudanabaena sp. PCC 7367 genome, one interval contains:
- a CDS encoding NAD-dependent epimerase/dehydratase family protein has protein sequence MVKRVFITGASGCVGHYLVESLLSQTDYELFLLLRDPQKLKIDVSDRPNVKILEGKIQDIYKYRDILGSVNFAISTAAAWGETIEVFETNVYKTQELFGYLNPDLCEKAIYFSTASILDQNNQTLPAAESLGTDYIRSKYACLRNLERSAIKSKLISVFPTLVIGGDKDKPRSHISRGFREVAKYIGWIRFFRADASFHLVHAADIAQTITYLVKTDLDQIKTRLAEAELDHKMPLRLVLGMPRLTVNEAIAEVATFYNKKIGWQFNLNPTLINLIIKLFNVKMAAWDRYCLDQRHFTYQVVNPGTFGIMPKYGSLSDILTNLEAVAD, from the coding sequence ATGGTAAAACGCGTATTTATTACTGGGGCTAGTGGCTGTGTTGGGCATTACCTGGTCGAGTCACTGCTGAGTCAAACTGACTATGAGCTGTTTTTGCTCCTCCGTGATCCCCAGAAGCTGAAGATTGACGTTAGCGATCGCCCGAATGTAAAAATTTTGGAGGGTAAAATTCAGGATATCTATAAATATCGGGATATCCTGGGCAGTGTTAATTTTGCGATCTCGACTGCGGCAGCCTGGGGCGAGACGATCGAGGTATTTGAAACCAATGTCTATAAAACCCAGGAGCTATTTGGCTATTTAAATCCGGATCTCTGTGAGAAGGCGATCTATTTCTCGACTGCTAGCATCCTGGATCAAAATAATCAAACCCTGCCAGCAGCGGAATCCCTTGGCACTGACTACATTCGCTCTAAATATGCTTGCCTGCGGAATCTGGAGCGATCGGCAATCAAATCAAAACTTATTAGCGTTTTCCCGACCCTGGTAATTGGTGGCGACAAGGACAAACCACGTTCCCATATTTCGCGGGGGTTCCGGGAAGTGGCTAAATATATTGGCTGGATTCGCTTTTTCAGGGCTGATGCTAGTTTCCACCTTGTCCATGCGGCCGACATTGCCCAAACGATTACCTATCTGGTGAAAACCGATCTCGACCAGATTAAAACTAGATTGGCAGAAGCAGAACTAGACCATAAAATGCCACTCCGGTTGGTGCTGGGAATGCCCAGACTAACGGTGAATGAGGCGATCGCGGAAGTAGCAACTTTTTACAATAAAAAAATTGGCTGGCAATTTAACCTCAATCCTACATTGATTAATCTGATTATTAAACTGTTTAATGTGAAAATGGCAGCCTGGGATCGTTACTGCCTCGATCAGCGTCATTTTACCTATCAGGTGGTTAATCCCGGCACGTTTGGGATTATGCCCAAGTATGGTAGTCTCAGCGATATTTTGACTAATTTGGAAGCGGTAGCAGATTAG
- the hemE gene encoding uroporphyrinogen decarboxylase — translation MGGNDLLIRAARGEVIERPPVWMMRQAGRYMKIYRELRQKHPNFRDRSENPDLAIEISLQPFHAFKPDGVIMFSDILTPLPGIGINFDIVESKGPIIDPPIRTKAQIDALHELDPTTALPFVGKVLKTLRQEVADQAAVLGFVGSPWTLAAYAIEGKSSKDYKTIKAMAYSEPEMLHTFLGKLADAIAVYVRYQIDMGAQVVQLFDSWAGQLAPQDYEEFALPYEKRIVDQVKATHPDTPLILYISGSAGILDRMPKTGVDIISVDWTVDMAEARQRLGPGIKVQGNLDPCVLFGKQDYIRDRIYQTIRQAGTRGHIMNLGHGILSTTPEENAAFYFETVKSYSYAKDQG, via the coding sequence TTGGGAGGAAACGATCTTTTAATTAGGGCTGCACGCGGCGAAGTAATCGAGCGTCCACCGGTGTGGATGATGCGGCAGGCTGGGCGCTACATGAAAATCTATCGGGAATTGCGCCAGAAACATCCCAACTTCCGCGATCGATCAGAAAATCCTGATCTGGCGATCGAAATCTCCTTGCAACCATTCCATGCGTTCAAGCCCGATGGTGTGATTATGTTCTCTGATATTCTCACCCCCTTACCAGGGATTGGGATTAACTTTGATATTGTCGAAAGCAAAGGCCCGATCATCGATCCGCCCATCCGCACCAAGGCACAAATCGATGCGTTGCATGAACTAGACCCCACCACCGCTCTGCCGTTTGTGGGCAAGGTACTCAAAACACTGCGCCAGGAAGTCGCCGACCAGGCTGCTGTATTGGGTTTTGTGGGCTCACCCTGGACATTGGCCGCCTATGCGATCGAGGGCAAAAGCTCCAAGGACTACAAAACGATCAAGGCAATGGCTTATTCTGAGCCAGAAATGCTGCATACTTTTTTGGGTAAGCTGGCCGATGCGATCGCTGTGTATGTGCGTTATCAGATTGATATGGGCGCGCAGGTGGTGCAACTATTCGATTCCTGGGCTGGCCAACTAGCCCCACAGGACTATGAAGAGTTTGCTTTGCCCTATGAGAAGCGGATCGTTGACCAGGTTAAGGCTACCCATCCCGATACACCGTTAATTCTTTATATCAGTGGTAGTGCTGGTATTCTCGATCGGATGCCCAAAACCGGCGTAGATATTATCAGCGTCGATTGGACAGTGGATATGGCCGAAGCACGGCAACGATTGGGGCCAGGTATAAAGGTACAGGGAAATCTTGACCCCTGTGTGTTGTTTGGCAAGCAGGACTATATCCGCGATCGGATCTATCAAACGATTCGCCAGGCTGGTACCCGTGGCCACATCATGAACCTGGGACATGGCATTCTTTCTACTACCCCAGAAGAAAACGCCGCTTTCTATTTTGAAACGGTGAAATCCTATTCCTATGCTAAGGATCAGGGTTAG
- a CDS encoding c-type cytochrome, whose protein sequence is MSDEVLNTIPEGQEESPSPIAWMAIVAVIVAIVAVIALLVYPQADDYTKEVLQLTGDPAKGRSIFVMNCIACHGEWADGDVGPSLRNVSERLSSRRLIHQVVSGETPPMPQFQPDPEAMADLLSYLKKL, encoded by the coding sequence GTGAGTGATGAAGTATTAAATACAATTCCTGAGGGGCAGGAAGAATCACCCTCGCCGATCGCATGGATGGCGATTGTGGCGGTGATCGTGGCGATCGTGGCGGTGATTGCTTTGCTTGTTTATCCACAAGCCGATGACTATACCAAAGAGGTTTTGCAACTTACCGGAGATCCAGCCAAGGGGCGATCGATTTTTGTGATGAACTGCATTGCCTGCCACGGAGAATGGGCAGATGGTGATGTGGGGCCAAGTTTGCGCAATGTTTCGGAGCGACTTTCCAGCCGACGCTTAATTCATCAAGTGGTGAGTGGGGAAACACCGCCGATGCCGCAATTTCAACCAGATCCGGAAGCGATGGCCGATTTGCTGAGCTATCTCAAGAAGTTGTAG
- a CDS encoding metal-dependent hydrolase, with protein sequence MIYLPTQSLHQRSPPMNTPSHFLINATIGKKFLPTANLNAILWGSIAPDIALYILSIGGYVYYHLIQGWEIGVTFNYMFDQLFFQHPFWIISHNLLHSPLLLTLGLVYFWRDRHRVNTRRGWCFWFFSSCMIHTILDIFTHVDDGPLLLFPIDWQLRFQSAISYWDHRYFGRQFAIAELILDLFLIAILVYPWLMRKVQRLQRKLAAQPVSTKNNRK encoded by the coding sequence ATGATCTATTTGCCCACACAATCGCTCCATCAACGATCGCCACCAATGAATACCCCATCCCATTTTTTAATCAACGCCACGATCGGCAAAAAATTCCTGCCCACCGCTAATCTCAATGCCATCTTGTGGGGCTCGATCGCTCCCGATATTGCCCTATATATTCTCTCGATCGGTGGCTATGTCTACTATCACCTGATTCAAGGTTGGGAAATTGGGGTCACCTTTAATTACATGTTCGATCAGCTATTTTTCCAGCATCCCTTTTGGATTATCAGCCATAATTTGCTGCATTCACCTTTGTTGTTGACCCTTGGCCTGGTCTATTTTTGGCGCGATCGTCACCGTGTCAACACGCGCCGGGGCTGGTGCTTTTGGTTCTTCAGCAGTTGTATGATCCACACCATTTTGGATATTTTTACCCATGTTGATGATGGGCCACTGTTACTATTTCCGATCGATTGGCAACTACGGTTTCAAAGTGCAATTAGTTACTGGGATCATCGCTACTTTGGTAGGCAATTTGCGATCGCCGAGCTGATTTTGGATCTATTTTTGATCGCTATTTTGGTCTATCCCTGGTTAATGCGCAAAGTCCAACGTTTGCAGCGGAAACTAGCAGCTCAGCCTGTCTCTACTAAAAATAATAGAAAGTAA
- a CDS encoding WD40 repeat domain-containing protein — MAASLNQPNEFDAALGKSDGLSQVEFDAPVLGGLAGLRQQIFNPHLAIATRVEALSKAMAYGEAGLDLVVEILGDRRVAFSNQQDNQYPQSIHQELSHGESLRRATYDLLKPRSEAKIRQLILAYNPYRFFNCSQVLAPAESLEQGQRSPIIAVIFAANQPQLITGSNNGWLRIWDHHSFQPLQSPCCIRSWRSDHAKLTAIAFDQNEQFANHLVATGTDQGSIRVGHLDRGNEIVCLIGHRDRIAALAFARNYLISSSRDGLALVWDWRSQQVVYELTGHGYPVAAVATGIKGNLAATGSRDAVKVWDLRTGQIVRSLGGNYPIAALTFSPDENFLIVAGKDKTIKVWDIWRKQLVRTLKGHNSTVDCLAISKDGLILVSAGRDRTIKIWDWRSGRLLRNLGDDLLEQNRHGADIEAVAISNDGGAIASASRDGTVRLWGMPGLV; from the coding sequence ATGGCGGCAAGCTTGAATCAACCCAATGAATTTGATGCTGCCCTAGGCAAGTCAGATGGGCTTAGCCAGGTTGAGTTTGATGCTCCGGTTTTAGGTGGGTTGGCGGGACTACGGCAACAGATTTTTAATCCCCATTTAGCGATCGCCACCAGAGTTGAAGCGCTTTCTAAGGCAATGGCCTATGGTGAGGCTGGTTTGGATTTGGTGGTAGAAATACTCGGCGATCGGCGGGTAGCTTTCTCTAATCAGCAGGACAATCAATATCCTCAATCTATCCACCAAGAGCTTAGCCATGGTGAATCACTGCGCCGCGCTACCTATGACCTGCTCAAACCTAGATCTGAAGCCAAGATCCGCCAGCTAATCCTGGCCTATAATCCCTATCGCTTTTTTAATTGCAGCCAGGTTCTTGCTCCGGCTGAGAGTTTGGAGCAGGGGCAGCGATCGCCGATAATTGCAGTAATTTTTGCTGCCAATCAACCACAACTGATCACCGGTAGTAATAATGGTTGGCTGCGGATTTGGGATCACCACTCATTTCAACCATTGCAATCTCCGTGCTGTATTAGATCCTGGCGATCTGATCATGCTAAATTAACCGCGATCGCCTTTGACCAAAATGAGCAATTTGCTAATCACCTGGTGGCCACAGGAACCGACCAAGGCTCGATTCGGGTTGGGCATTTAGATCGCGGTAACGAGATCGTCTGTCTAATTGGACACCGCGATCGGATTGCGGCGCTTGCTTTTGCGAGAAATTATTTAATTAGCAGCAGTCGAGATGGACTGGCTTTGGTGTGGGATTGGCGATCGCAGCAGGTTGTTTATGAACTAACTGGGCATGGTTATCCAGTGGCAGCGGTGGCAACGGGGATTAAGGGCAACCTGGCAGCAACGGGTAGCCGAGATGCAGTGAAAGTGTGGGATCTAAGAACTGGGCAAATTGTGCGGAGCCTGGGTGGCAATTATCCGATCGCGGCGTTGACCTTTAGCCCGGATGAGAATTTTTTGATTGTGGCGGGCAAGGATAAAACGATCAAGGTGTGGGATATCTGGCGCAAGCAGCTCGTTCGCACCCTGAAGGGGCACAATTCAACGGTGGATTGTTTAGCGATCAGCAAAGATGGTTTGATTCTGGTGAGTGCGGGGCGCGATCGCACGATCAAAATTTGGGATTGGCGATCGGGGCGGTTGCTGCGTAATCTGGGGGATGATTTGCTGGAGCAGAATCGGCATGGGGCTGATATTGAGGCGGTGGCGATTAGTAATGATGGTGGCGCGATCGCTAGTGCGAGCCGGGATGGGACGGTGCGATTGTGGGGAATGCCAGGACTTGTTTAA
- a CDS encoding sensor histidine kinase: protein MKPALIEKVKWKLSSLGQVAFPGVVVIGLIILVRLSGAMQPLELFLFDRFMRLRPAEPIDDRVVVIGIDETDIRNVGYPVPDAELTRLITRLESYQPRAIGLDIFRDLQVEPGGDLLAALFRDQESLIGVERAILPGEIVNPPPSLPQDRIGFVDVIQDFDGHVRRVLVAGFPRYDTEQYHFALGVKMAEWYLWEEGIEVSNGIRDPGSIMFKDTEFSSFQTHDGGYVGADAGANQVLMNWRSGTGFKVFSMADVVNGNVDAQLIEGKIVVIGMTAASVEDVVTVPAISDEFIDGVMIHAHTASYVISAVLNGRPQLRVLPELWEYLLIVAIGGLGIAIAVVWRSPLLTFLTLGIAAMGIVAISYGLLILGLWLPVAPIVMAWVVAGFVSRYVQELQSLIAKSQQLLEQRERTIDEAFSALHNGPLQTLAMIQSKLTASELEPDDIAEKLNNLDRELRQVYESIRPDTIAKQASAPLHELLYQIYHKTMQRDFAGFNQLKLRIPDIHPMDDFYLDAEDKHEICDFLEEALCNVGKHAVGATRLRVTCKQDQGICLIRVTDNGPGLKSNHPGNVVKEQGGSKQARRLAKKLGGTFKRSANSPQGTICELEWRLAVSAKN, encoded by the coding sequence GTGAAACCTGCCCTGATCGAAAAAGTCAAATGGAAGCTAAGTAGCCTGGGGCAAGTTGCCTTTCCAGGAGTAGTGGTGATTGGGTTAATTATTCTGGTGCGGCTCAGTGGTGCGATGCAACCGCTAGAATTATTTCTGTTCGATCGCTTCATGCGGTTGCGGCCAGCCGAACCCATCGACGATCGGGTGGTGGTAATTGGGATTGACGAAACAGATATTCGCAATGTGGGCTATCCGGTGCCCGATGCCGAATTAACCCGATTGATCACTAGATTAGAATCCTATCAACCCAGGGCGATCGGTCTGGATATCTTTCGTGATTTGCAGGTTGAACCCGGTGGTGATTTGTTAGCAGCCCTGTTTCGAGATCAAGAAAGTCTAATTGGTGTAGAAAGGGCAATCTTACCCGGTGAAATTGTCAACCCACCCCCCAGTCTGCCACAAGATCGCATTGGCTTTGTGGATGTAATTCAGGATTTTGATGGCCATGTCCGGCGGGTGCTGGTGGCCGGATTTCCCAGATATGATACCGAGCAATATCACTTTGCCCTGGGTGTGAAAATGGCGGAATGGTATTTATGGGAAGAGGGGATCGAAGTTAGCAATGGTATCCGCGATCCTGGTTCGATTATGTTTAAGGATACGGAGTTTAGTAGTTTTCAAACCCATGATGGCGGTTATGTGGGGGCTGATGCGGGCGCTAATCAAGTCTTGATGAATTGGCGCAGCGGTACAGGTTTCAAGGTGTTTTCAATGGCTGATGTGGTCAATGGTAACGTTGATGCTCAGTTAATTGAAGGCAAAATTGTAGTAATTGGCATGACCGCCGCCAGTGTTGAAGACGTGGTCACAGTGCCAGCGATCTCCGATGAGTTCATCGATGGGGTGATGATTCATGCCCATACGGCTAGTTATGTAATCAGTGCTGTACTCAATGGTCGTCCGCAGTTACGGGTATTGCCAGAACTGTGGGAATATCTTTTGATTGTGGCGATCGGTGGCTTGGGGATTGCGATCGCGGTGGTCTGGCGTTCTCCATTGCTTACCTTCCTAACCCTTGGCATTGCCGCGATGGGAATTGTGGCGATCAGCTATGGCTTGTTGATTTTGGGGTTGTGGCTGCCGGTTGCGCCGATCGTAATGGCCTGGGTGGTGGCTGGGTTTGTCAGTCGCTATGTGCAGGAATTACAATCGTTGATCGCCAAGAGTCAACAGCTTTTGGAGCAGCGGGAACGCACGATCGATGAAGCTTTCTCTGCATTGCACAATGGCCCTTTGCAAACCCTGGCGATGATTCAGAGTAAGCTCACTGCCTCGGAACTAGAGCCCGATGACATTGCCGAAAAACTCAATAATCTCGATCGGGAACTGCGCCAGGTCTATGAATCAATCCGCCCCGACACGATCGCTAAGCAAGCCTCTGCCCCACTGCATGAGCTGCTTTATCAGATTTACCACAAAACCATGCAGCGAGATTTTGCTGGTTTTAACCAACTCAAGCTCCGCATTCCCGACATTCACCCAATGGATGACTTTTATTTGGATGCGGAGGACAAACACGAAATTTGTGATTTCCTGGAAGAGGCACTTTGTAATGTGGGCAAACATGCGGTGGGAGCGACTCGGCTGCGAGTCACCTGTAAGCAAGACCAGGGAATTTGTCTGATTCGGGTGACTGATAATGGGCCAGGGCTCAAGTCTAATCATCCTGGTAATGTAGTTAAAGAGCAGGGCGGCAGTAAGCAGGCGCGACGCTTGGCTAAAAAATTGGGCGGTACCTTTAAGCGATCGGCCAATTCACCTCAGGGTACTATTTGTGAATTGGAATGGCGGCTAGCGGTTAGCGCTAAAAATTGA
- a CDS encoding CTP synthase — translation MSKFVFVTGGVVSSIGKGIVAASLGRLLKSRGYSVSILKLDPYINVDPGTMSPFQHGEVFVTEDGAETDLDLGHYERFTDTSMSKLNNVTTGAIYQSVINKERRGDYEGGTVQVIPHITNEIKERIMRVAKDTNPEVVITEIGGTVGDIESLPFMEAIRQFRKDVGRNHVLYMHVTLIPWIASAGEMKTKPTQHSVKSLQSIGIQPDILVCRSDRPIPLGIKEKLAAFCNVATECVITGQDAKTIYEVPLIMEREGLAEQVLNSLNLEQRPLDLRNWQTLVERLYRPKHELNIAIVGKYVRLTDAYLSVIEALRHAGVSLSASVNISWINSEDIETFGAEKFLKDLDGVVVPGGFGIRGVDGKIAAVRYAREHKIPFLGLCLGMQCAVIEWGRHVVNLEAANSAEFDPHTPNPVINLLPEQHDVVNLGGTMRLGLYACRVVPNTLASNLYGNESVIYERHRHRYEFNNAYRTLFLDSGYVISGTSPDGRLVEMIEYAHHPYFIATQFHPEFQSRPSQPHPLFKGLIQAALHHAGVDVPESVAPLPAVELERDRPNGTSAVNVKTAPLEMEIETEPKQLQNS, via the coding sequence ATGTCTAAATTTGTATTTGTAACTGGAGGCGTGGTTTCCAGTATTGGTAAAGGGATTGTGGCGGCCAGCCTAGGGCGATTGCTCAAGTCACGGGGCTATAGCGTCTCGATCCTCAAGCTTGATCCCTATATCAATGTTGACCCAGGCACGATGAGCCCGTTTCAGCATGGCGAAGTATTTGTGACCGAAGACGGAGCCGAAACCGATCTCGATCTGGGGCATTATGAGCGCTTCACCGACACCTCCATGTCCAAGTTGAATAATGTAACGACTGGTGCAATTTATCAGTCCGTAATCAACAAAGAGCGGCGTGGTGATTATGAAGGTGGCACAGTGCAGGTGATTCCGCATATCACCAATGAGATCAAAGAACGGATCATGCGCGTTGCCAAGGATACCAACCCTGAAGTTGTGATTACCGAGATTGGTGGCACCGTTGGTGATATTGAATCATTACCGTTTATGGAAGCGATCCGCCAGTTCCGCAAGGATGTTGGTCGGAATCATGTTTTGTATATGCATGTGACCTTGATCCCCTGGATCGCTTCAGCCGGGGAGATGAAAACTAAGCCCACTCAGCACTCGGTTAAATCCTTACAATCGATCGGGATTCAGCCGGACATATTAGTCTGTCGCAGCGATCGGCCAATTCCGCTGGGCATCAAGGAAAAACTAGCCGCCTTTTGTAATGTTGCCACTGAATGTGTGATTACTGGCCAGGATGCTAAAACGATCTATGAAGTACCGCTAATCATGGAACGAGAGGGACTTGCCGAGCAAGTTTTAAATTCGCTCAATCTGGAGCAGCGGCCATTGGATTTACGCAATTGGCAAACCCTGGTGGAGCGACTCTATCGCCCCAAGCATGAGCTTAACATTGCGATCGTGGGTAAATATGTGCGATTGACCGATGCCTATTTATCCGTGATTGAAGCCCTGCGCCATGCTGGAGTTTCGCTTTCTGCCTCTGTCAACATTAGCTGGATTAATTCCGAGGACATTGAAACCTTTGGTGCCGAAAAGTTTTTAAAAGACCTCGACGGCGTGGTTGTGCCCGGTGGATTTGGGATCAGAGGGGTAGACGGCAAGATCGCTGCGGTTCGCTATGCCCGTGAACATAAGATCCCTTTCCTGGGGCTATGCTTGGGCATGCAGTGCGCTGTGATCGAGTGGGGGCGGCATGTGGTGAACCTAGAAGCTGCCAACAGTGCCGAGTTTGATCCGCATACGCCTAACCCGGTGATTAACCTGCTGCCGGAGCAACATGACGTGGTGAATCTTGGTGGCACAATGCGATTGGGGTTATATGCCTGTCGAGTGGTGCCAAATACTCTGGCCAGCAATCTTTATGGCAATGAGTCGGTTATATATGAGCGGCATCGCCATCGCTATGAATTTAATAATGCCTACCGCACCCTATTCCTAGATTCCGGCTATGTAATCAGTGGCACTTCTCCCGATGGCAGACTGGTCGAAATGATTGAATATGCCCATCACCCCTATTTCATCGCTACCCAGTTTCATCCGGAGTTTCAATCGCGCCCCAGCCAACCACATCCCCTGTTTAAAGGCTTAATTCAGGCCGCATTGCATCATGCCGGTGTTGATGTACCTGAATCTGTAGCACCATTGCCTGCAGTAGAGTTGGAGCGCGATCGCCCTAATGGTACTAGTGCTGTAAACGTTAAGACAGCCCCACTTGAAATGGAAATTGAGACAGAACCAAAGCAACTTCAGAACAGCTAA